A stretch of DNA from Drosophila virilis strain 15010-1051.87 chromosome 5, Dvir_AGI_RSII-ME, whole genome shotgun sequence:
AAGGTGGTGGAGTATTGTCCAGAAATCGATAAGCTCGAGGTAATCGGCAAGAATCTTTGGCTAAGGCAGCCCTGCGAGCGTCTATCTGGTCATACAATATCCATGGTAACGCCAGCTGGGTTGTCGGAGCGTGCCTTAGAAAGATCGATAGATAGCAACTCATCTTTAAAGCTGAAGCCGACTTGTACCTCGAAGCTGGCATTGCTCATCAATGGCACCACCTACCGCCGATATCGGCCGGAATATTCGCCCATACTAGAGCGCAGGTTCGTTTGCAATCCCTACGAGCGCAGCCTGCGCACTATTATGCGCATCGAGAACAATGGCCAAGAGGCAGTCAACTTTAGCTGGATTCGCGCTGAGTTTTTTGCCTACAACAATACACTTTTCAATTCGCCCAACGAGGTATTTGTCTTCGATACGGAACCCTTTCTGCTGCGACCAGGCGATGTGCGTGAGGTCTCGGTGCTCTTCCGTCCCAGCAAGGTGGGCATTGTGAAGCAGCGCTGGTTCCTCAAAACCTATCCGCTTATTTTCTTTCGATGTCCCTGCGCCCTGACTCTAAACATGCATGGCAGATGCACACCCCCACAGGAGTATCTACAGTTGATAGAAGAGTTTATGCAACCAACGATACGAGATTGCCGAGGGTCGACTTCACCGCAACTATTGCGGTCTCTAACATCACTGAAGGCGCCACGGACTCTAATCCCGTTCGTCAGGGAGCTGGAGGAGAGCGAGGCTTTTAATCGGCGCAACGTAGGCTTCCACTGCAAGCGCAACAGCGAAATTGAGGGCTTAAAAAAATTCTTCTACCTGGTTCGACCAAATCTATGCAACTTGGAATGGGATTACAGTGTAAGCATGCTAATTGAATTGGTCTGCTCCAAGGAGGATGAGCGGCTGCGGGTCGATCTtttcgagcagctgcagctgctgctgtcggaGCTGCGCGGCCGCACAACGCCGCTCAGCCTGAGCGATGCCCCAACCAAGCTAAAGGAACGCCAGCGCAccagatacatatatgtgcgTGGCATCATATCCAATAGCATCGAGTTGTGGGAGCAGAAGATTTGGGCGCTGTCCGCACAAATGCGCAAGCTTGCCGAGCACCGAAAGCAACCAGTTGGTTCCCGGGGACAGAGCCAGCTCCTAGACTCGAAATCATTTCGAGATTCAATTTATATGTACACCTACTATCAGCTATGCGACGTTGCCGAAAATATTGTCTCTGTTATTGAGAGCACTGAGCAGGTCTAGACATAAATTAACATTCGACCCAAATACTGAATTactgaataaaaaaataacaaaaaagaaaatatttatataaacacatgaACACACATTAATAGAGCacaatgttaaatataaatcgcTTTGAGTCTATGCTAACGTCGGTGCAGGCGGAAAACTATGTCAGCAAGGCCAACACATTTTCGCTCAAGTCGCTTAACACATTGGAAGTATTTGAGCAAATCGGTGAGCTAAAGCAAGTTACCCCGAACGATGGGAAGGTAATGGTCGATGAGATTGTCGATGGGATCTTTGATCGCCGAAAAGGCATGGCTAACATCTCAAGTTCGCGATGCTCGATCAGTGAGGAATTCAGAGATTCGGAGGAAATGGATAAACGCCTCAAGCATTGGCAGGACACCTTGCGTGATCGTGCCCGAATGCAGGATAAAATATCACGTAAGACCGGTCGCCGGCCCGAGGAGATGCTCTTCAATATGCCCATTACTGTGGAACAGCGTGACAAGGGCACCATCCAGCGTTTGATGGACTATGCTACTCGCCTGAATCCCATTACTCAGAAGGAGAAACAATACGGCGTGCTGCCCGGACACTATAATGAGGAGCAATGCGTCTGTATTTCGGAGGTGCGGGAGACGGTGCCCAGAGCGGAGCGGGTGGGTGAGGCTAATGTGGAAATAACTGGACTAACCAATACTACGAAAAGGGAAATACTTGGCTCCAAGCACGATGTGAATTCACGTAAGATGAAGGATCGCAGCAAATGGCTAAACTCTGAGGTGCTGGAAGAGAGCATCGAACAAAAGGCTAAGGATATTAAGCGTGTGTTGGAATACTTTCCGGACTTGGACAACCTAGAAGTAGTTGGCAATAATCCTCTGGCAGAAATCAAATGGGAGCACGACTCGGATATAGATCTAGTGCGCAAGCAGTCAATCTTTTCCATAAGCAGCATAACCGACAACGCTAGCCTGAATGAGCAGAAAGTCGAGgaaaaagaggaaaaagaggaaaaagaGGAAATACCATCTTCCCtgttgattttcgagccggcACCCATTAACATTGGCCTAAAGATCAACGAGCGGACATTTATTATGAATGATCGACCCTCGTACAATATGGAAGTGAAGGTATATTTTGAATGTACACCCTTTGATCGCCAAATGAAGCAAGTGCTGCGCCTTGAGAACATTGGTCGTCGGGTCCTCGTTTGCGAATGGCAGGCAATGGATGTACATAAGCGTACTTTAAAGGTGTTTAACTCATGTACCGCCTGCTTCTATTTTAATCACAGCAGAGTAAAGATTCTACCAGGCGAAGTGCACGTCATCAATGTCCTCTTCAATCCACACACGGTCTTTTCACGCAAACAGCGCTGGGAGCTGAAAATCTTTCCGAACATCTTTTGCAGCCGTCGCAATTCGGTCATCTTGCAGATGTACGGCAAGTGCGTGCCGCCGCCGGAGTACCTGCAGAAAATCAACAGGCAGCTACGGAAGGTGGTCGACAAGGCCAATGATGAGGCACTCAAAAGTCTGGTTACCCACCAAGCGGAGCTGGTGCCACTGATAACGCCGGATGAGCGCGTGTGTCCCTATGAGCGGGCTTTTGATGACCGCGAGGTGTTCAATTCCCTGAATGTGGGCTACCATTGCGAACGCTTTGATGATCTCGAGGCGCTGCGCGTTTTACACAACGTCTTAAAGCTGCCACGTGAGCCGCCCTGGGATCTGCGCTTGGAGACCATCAAGCAGCTCATAATGCGCATGCCCGAGGTGAAGAAGCGTAAGGTTTATTTTCAGATCTTTCTCGGCATGCAGGAGCCGCTCTTCTGCAGCACCGATGCGGCCCTAACCCGCTTCGAGCACAATAGCGAACGGGAAAGATCGCGTTTAATATACGTTCGCGGATGCATTGGCAATGGCATCGAGGAGTGGGAGGACCTGATGCTTTCCCTGGAGCAAAGCTGCTTCAAATCGGAGCTGGCCCTCTTCTATGCACAGCTCGCCAAGGAGTCGAAACCAGAGGAGCATGGCTCCTCCGATGAGGAAGAGACCAAGCCATGGCGTCTTCAGCTAAAATATCGGCAGCCTGAGGTGTATGTACTTAAAACAATGCGTGGCAAAAAGTACTTTAGGGACTCGCTCTATATTCACACCTACACTCAGCTCTGCGACATGGCCGAAAATGTGGTATCCGTTATCGAGAGCACCGAGTATATTTAGTCGCCAGCTTTGTGGCATTTTGGCTGATTTCTTGTGGCACCTTAAGTGGCTTCTGCTACTCTAGGCAGAACTGCTGGACTGCAGTTGTTCCCAACAAAATTGTAGCATACGCTCGAGTGTTCACTGTAACAAAAGGAGATATGCAACAGTTTCTTATGAGACACGTGTTGCATGTGAGACGATCCGAAGGTCGGCATACTTTTGGATGTCATGCGCATAAATTGCTAGTTGTTCTAATAAAgtcgttttttcttttatacaaTGCGGACAATTTTCACCTCCAATTGAAAAACACGTGTTTTTCTAAACAACTCGAcctaatttttttatattgaattAATATCTTTTGTTTTCATAAGCACACAAGAAAACGCCTCTTTAAATCGAACTTATTTATGCATTGGGCTACACTCCCCGTGGAATAGACGTCTATTGATTGCCAGACACAAGAAATCTATTAGCCTGACTTGGCAGTGGAAAACTATTTCATGGCAAAGGACACACCTGTGTCCTACTATTCCGCCTGGGCGCTAACTTTAGCCATTATTACGACGTTTTATGGGCAACAGAATTGCCCATTTTCGTTTAGACGGCCCCTGAGTACTGTGGTGCCTGgctacgggcaaagcactttAATGGCTGTTGCAAATGTTGCCCACAGAAAAGTTTCCCATTTTGCCCAGTTTGTGGGCGGTCCCGCTGTTCGATTTCAGCTACTTTGCATTGATTTGATGACACTTTGGGGGTTATTTTATTTGGCTAATAAACGCTCCCACCACGCCGATTGCGTGTCAAAAAGTTGTCCGCACATTTGCCGCTGCTCATTTGGCATTTGGTTCCAGTTGCTGCGCATCGTTGGTGTCTGTTGAAATGTGTCGACTAACGAGGCTATTATGTTTGCAATTagccaaattgattttgtgATAGCAACCCCATCGCATACGCTAAGCTAACCTATATTAGTTATATGCCACATTTAATAcgcatttaatttgatttttttattgcagGTAAGCCGACCGTAGATTCCTTATTCTATTGTTACATGTACTGGGTAAGTGTCTTTTGGGGCTCCCCCAGGCGCCAGCTTCACACGCTGCAGCGCTCTTTGAAGTCTCGCTCATAAATCACAAGTCAATGCTCGGAAAAAAGAGCAAACATTTCCGCTCTCGTTCGCATTGTTTGATCCCTAATTAACCCACAGACCGCAACAAACCATCAAGCGCTAATGTCGTACACAACTTAATGACCGGCCAGCGTCGGCCTCTTGTGGCACACACATATTGACCAAGTAACTGGCATTATTATGCTCAATATGCGGTCTTGGGAAATGCAAGTGACCTTGAACTTCTTGCCTACTCTAATTAACATGTACTTATGTAGAGACACAttgagattttttttaatttcgcaTAGTTTGCACAATTTTAAGAATATCAGTATCATTTGGGCGACAATCGCGTGATGGCTAGACGGTTAGCTGTTAATCTCTCGGATCTTGAAAGACTTTTCAGCTCTCAGCAAATTcagaaattcatttaaaatgcgacccaaaaatatttatacccATTCATTATAAAGTAAATTATGGGTATCTtgatataaagaaaatttgattaaaatatttatttttatttaagctaaaatgttaatttcaaAAAGTGTTGCATCTCTTAGGCGCTTTTGAAGCTGTAGCGCCATCTAGCGTTCGTGATCACATTTCGCATACTTAGCCCGACAACAGCCATATCAGTTATTGGGTTAACAGTGCACTTACTTAACGTTCACATATAGCTTGtcacaaacaaatgaaatgcagaaaaataatttgttgattccaattaattaaaagagaCTAATTCAACAGAATTAAGATTTGGGCAAACATTAATTATAAGAATTGTGCATTACGTATAGTGCAGCCTAAAAGCATGcaacaattaatttaacagCACTGAGAGCTCATGCTTCTTTCTTAACATTCGTCGCATGTGCGACTGCGCAGTTTGAGAGCGACAGCGAACGCGAACGGTTTGCACCTGTTGCCAGCGCGCATCGTTGTTGTCATTGTGAATCGGGTCCCCGGGGTCGATCCCGCTTCAAGTTTGTCGTGCGCCAGATCTGTCGTTTACCGTTGCCGAGTGCCAAAGTTTAACAGAATAGCAGCATAACTGCGTTACGGATATAAAAGCAACGCGCAGGAATTACGTCTAACCGAACCCACAATCACAATAATCCCGCCCATAAAGCGGGCCAGTGCGGTTCCAAAGGATAAGCAAAAAGTTGCGTTTCCAAAGCTTAACAAAAAGCCGATCCAGTTCTCGAGTTCGCTGACGGCATGGATAAGCCGCTCAGCAGCGCGGCAAAGTGTCAAAAGGTGCGTCGTTCGGTGTCTACATTGTCAACAGTGCGATACACAAcacgagaaaaaaaatgatttataaaaAAGGTTCACAtaagatattacaaaaaaaaaatattaataaaaaactgaaATGAAATTCGAAACTTATTTGAAATGCCAAGCACAGGCGTCGCTGCGGCTGGCTTAACGACTTTTTgtgtgcgttttttttttttttttttggttttgtcttTATCAGCGCGCCGAGAATCGAGCGATCATTATGAAATTTGATGTGCGCAAACGAATGagttaggcaacgaacttgagACAGCATCAACTTAATGGCCATTCATAAAGGCCATGCCACATTAAGCGCAACGTCAGCGcactttatttgatttatttttgatgcATCTCGCGCACTTTCACCACGCTCAGCGCTGCAAATGAAGTCATAACCAAATAAGCCAACCAGCTGGACAGCGCCATAAAAACTACTTAaagccacacacactcgcacacacacttgtacAGCCTTATAAGTCAGCTGAATAGttgcaaataatttgattattgGCGGCGGCTTTCTCTATGCAGCTTCTGATCCAATTACGTGCGTCCAAAATACACCCACAAGCCAACTGCAATGACATGGCTCTAACATGGCTGCAATGTGTCAACAATGGCTTGTTAGCCCAGCAGCCAttgacatgtgtgtgtgtgtgtgtgtgtgagtgtgtacacacactgTGTGTGGGCTGCTGCGAAAAAACATGTTAAGACCTGGTACACCTTATTGACAAGCAGCGCAATGTAACTTTTCGATCCGACTGTAACTCGACTCGTGTGTGGGCGCTCTGGTTGTTAAATTATCTGTGATTTCTAATTGCCTGACATGCCAAttaatgtgtatgtatgtgtgtgtgtgtatggcagGCGCTTTATTGGGTTAAATGCCAAAGCGCTTGCTGCCAAAGCGCTTGCTGCCCCAACGCATAAACTGAAGCGAGAGTGTTAAATGCAGCCGCTGCCAATACACTCATTGGCTATGCAGACGCAGCTTCTGGCGGGCAGGCCGTAACGCCTTAATTAAAACTGGCAACTGTGGATGCTACCATTTTCTGCGCAGCAAAAAagcttttttaattaaaactagacgcaacagcagcagcagcagcagccgcaactgGTGTCTATTTGATTGACAAGCGGAACTGGTAGCATCAGCGGAGTGGTTGGGGGATTGGGGGGCGGGGCAGGCTCAACTAACCAAGATACAGGTTAATTGTGTCCATTTAGCTAGACGACGCCAGAGGAAAGTGCCAAGGCAGCGTCAGCTGGCCTGCAATTTGCGGCCATATTTTATGATTACGCAGCAGCGGCCGAACACCAactaaatttgttgttgcgcctTTTTTGGCCACAAAATTCTTTTCGCTTTGGCGTTAATtatgcagcagcggctgctgcagccgccggccgaaatcaaaaacaacaactgttgTTTATGGCCACAAATGCTTAACAGGCAATTACGGCTAAGTTTTTCTCCCCCccaattgctggctgtgttaATTTGTTAGTTTCACGCAATTGTCAGAGCGTAAACACTGTTCGTGGCTTTAATGTGCACAGATTTATTACTAACGCctcacaaaacacacacaacaatcgAAACATTTTACAGTTATTTATAGATTTAGCATAACAAAGCACATGAGCTGgatgtgtgttggtgtgtgttgAGTGTGTGTCATGTTGTGTGCGATGTTTAGAGTGGGTCAACAACCGTTTAACAGCAGCGCGTCTCGTAGTAGCATCAGCATCagtcaagttcgttgcctaagtctttcgttGGGGCGCATTCCTTCAGCCATAGcaatttttatagaaatgtCTACGGAacatttttatcttttttggCAACTGAAATGATTGTGGCGCATTAATCATTTACATATCAGAAATGTTTTTATGCCTTTTTCGACGCTAATTGAGCGCGtcttttttggattttttttttttttgttttggccagcACGCAATTAGCCAAATATTGTTGTATCTTTTGTTGTCGTGTTAGCAAATCTCGCATAAGCCTGCGCATGCCTAGTCCCATAAATCATAAAGAGTGGCCAAAAGCTGCTCGTAAATTAATTAGGCAACATTACGACTATTTAAATGAGGAAGTTTCTGCTTATGACCGCTAATGATCGCCGCTCTGTTTGAGCCAGTTGCTGAGAATGGGCGCAAACGCTGTGATAAATGATAGTGCAGTCAGCTTGAAATAGTTGCCGTTGCCTCAATTGCCTAGCCTGACCGCGCATGCATGCAaccagcatcatcatcatcatcatcatcgtcagcCACAACATCATTATCGATATGCTGCGCAATTGTAACTGTCAAGCTGTCCGCTCGCGTTAGCGTGCAAATCATCTTTGCAATAGATAACAACTGGTTCACAGCCATCATCGCTCTGGGCGATCGGCTTGTGCCGATTTCGATGCCAATCTGTAAATGGAGCAAACGCTGtattttgattgcatttgaCATACAACACGTACAGCCCGTCTCTCTGCAGATAAGACACGACtggcttttaattaaagcgcagccaagcaaccaacaACCAGCCgaacgcccacgcccacagtAGGTGTGACTTTcatttaagtttttctttttcttcttaattttttatttatttttttttttggcatttgcattgccTGTGCGCAGttcaatgcaattaaatttccaTCGTATGACagcaaattcatttaaaagcCAATCAATTTGCCagacaaaaaataacaataataaaaaaaaaaaaaacaaagaaaacagACACATTTTGCACTCCGGCAACAGCTTAATGATCGACCCGGAGCCCAGCAGCCATTAGCCGAGGCGTTAGATATTTATCGGGCTCAATGAAATAtgagacagcagcagctagaCAATGGCTCATTAGAGCGCCTAGAATGGGCTAAGACTTTTAGGCTAAAacttgttttctgtgctgcttaaaagcattttggttttttcacTTGGACTCAAATCTGTGGTTAAACTGTGTTATTAGAATTTCCACAGCCTTAGACGAGAGAGTGTGTCTAAATTATAGTTGAGGCTGCcacataaaatatacaaacaagTTAATCCATTAGCGGGCGCGGTCATCATCATCCActgccgccgtcgctgctgctgtggcacttgacgtgcaacaacaacaagaagagcaTCAAGTTGTTGCTAAGCTTACAGTTATAACTGGTA
This window harbors:
- the LOC6636511 gene encoding uncharacterized protein; its protein translation is MFYSRHICNTILQIFSLSKAFEVALNKHSGFMTNLLNNHESSTTDINDGSHFINKIVDDIFQLQQCHYEESESQPELQSTLRSTPGFVDRRLKYWKDMIRQRRAQQLKLCQATGREPQQLLFNVSNREEHSVKRILDHISRKEHCTTISGLAVDPMEVTFAKQQDYVEIVGLPKKVSFEVDGTVCTRRSWCDSQLLVSRLLEKEADIKKVVEYCPEIDKLEVIGKNLWLRQPCERLSGHTISMVTPAGLSERALERSIDSNSSLKLKPTCTSKLALLINGTTYRRYRPEYSPILERRFVCNPYERSLRTIMRIENNGQEAVNFSWIRAEFFAYNNTLFNSPNEVFVFDTEPFLLRPGDVREVSVLFRPSKVGIVKQRWFLKTYPLIFFRCPCALTLNMHGRCTPPQEYLQLIEEFMQPTIRDCRGSTSPQLLRSLTSLKAPRTLIPFVRELEESEAFNRRNVGFHCKRNSEIEGLKKFFYLVRPNLCNLEWDYSVSMLIELVCSKEDERLRVDLFEQLQLLLSELRGRTTPLSLSDAPTKLKERQRTRYIYVRGIISNSIELWEQKIWALSAQMRKLAEHRKQPVGSRGQSQLLDSKSFRDSIYMYTYYQLCDVAENIVSVIESTEQV
- the LOC6636512 gene encoding uncharacterized protein isoform X2 yields the protein MLNINRFESMLTSVQAENYVSKANTFSLKSLNTLEVFEQIGELKQVTPNDGKVMVDEIVDGIFDRRKGMANISSSRCSISEEFRDSEEMDKRLKHWQDTLRDRARMQDKISRKTGRRPEEMLFNMPITVEQRDKGTIQRLMDYATRLNPITQKEKQYGVLPGHYNEEQCVCISEVRETVPRAERVGEANVEITGLTNTTKREILGSKHDVNSRKMKDRSKWLNSEVLEESIEQKAKDIKRVLEYFPDLDNLEVVGNNPLAEIKWEHDSDIDLVRKQSIFSISSITDNASLNEQKVEEKEEKEEKEEIPSSLLIFEPAPINIGLKINERTFIMNDRPSYNMEVKVYFECTPFDRQMKQVLRLENIGRRVLVCEWQAMDVHKRTLKVFNSCTACFYFNHSRVKILPGEVHVINVLFNPHTVFSRKQRWELKIFPNIFCSRRNSVILQMYGKCVPPPEYLQKINRQLRKVVDKANDEALKSLVTHQAELVPLITPDERVCPYERAFDDREVFNSLNVGYHCERFDDLEALRVLHNVLKLPREPPWDLRLETIKQLIMRMPEVKKRKVYFQIFLGMQEPLFCSTDAALTRFEHNSERERSRLIYVRGCIGNGIEEWEDLMLSLEQSCFKSELALFYAQLAKESKPEEHGSSDEEETKPWRLQLKYRQPEVSATWPKMWYPLSRAPSIFSRQLCGILADFLWHLKWLLLL
- the LOC6636512 gene encoding uncharacterized protein isoform X1, whose product is MLNINRFESMLTSVQAENYVSKANTFSLKSLNTLEVFEQIGELKQVTPNDGKVMVDEIVDGIFDRRKGMANISSSRCSISEEFRDSEEMDKRLKHWQDTLRDRARMQDKISRKTGRRPEEMLFNMPITVEQRDKGTIQRLMDYATRLNPITQKEKQYGVLPGHYNEEQCVCISEVRETVPRAERVGEANVEITGLTNTTKREILGSKHDVNSRKMKDRSKWLNSEVLEESIEQKAKDIKRVLEYFPDLDNLEVVGNNPLAEIKWEHDSDIDLVRKQSIFSISSITDNASLNEQKVEEKEEKEEKEEIPSSLLIFEPAPINIGLKINERTFIMNDRPSYNMEVKVYFECTPFDRQMKQVLRLENIGRRVLVCEWQAMDVHKRTLKVFNSCTACFYFNHSRVKILPGEVHVINVLFNPHTVFSRKQRWELKIFPNIFCSRRNSVILQMYGKCVPPPEYLQKINRQLRKVVDKANDEALKSLVTHQAELVPLITPDERVCPYERAFDDREVFNSLNVGYHCERFDDLEALRVLHNVLKLPREPPWDLRLETIKQLIMRMPEVKKRKVYFQIFLGMQEPLFCSTDAALTRFEHNSERERSRLIYVRGCIGNGIEEWEDLMLSLEQSCFKSELALFYAQLAKESKPEEHGSSDEEETKPWRLQLKYRQPEVYVLKTMRGKKYFRDSLYIHTYTQLCDMAENVVSVIESTEYI